A single region of the Aeromicrobium chenweiae genome encodes:
- the kdpA gene encoding potassium-transporting ATPase subunit KdpA encodes MNDTISGLLTITVLILLLAAVHVPLGDYMARVFTSPSHWRVEKRLYRLVGVNPDAEQSARSYALSVLGFSLVGIVSLFTILVGQSALPYDRGLPGMPADMALNTAVSFVTNTNWQSYAGESTLGLAAQAGGLAVQNFVSAAVGLAVAIAVIRGFVRTRSDWLGNFWVDLVRGTVRILLPIAFVGAVLLVGQGVVQDFADHTVRTLAGGSQTIPGGPVASQEAIKELGTNGGGFFNANSAHPFENPTPLANLLQLFLILVIPVSLTRTFGTMIGHRRQGLAVLGAMTVMLGAALAVATWAEVGGHSQAAQLAGGAMEGKEARFGTWASSLFAVVTTGTSTGAVNSAHDSMTPVGGGVTMLNMMLGEVSPGGVGAGLYGILVMAILAVFVAGLMVGRTPELLGKKIGTREMTFVALYTLSVPAIVLVGVGTAIALPGTPDVMGNPGGHGFSEVVYAFTSAANNNGSAFGGITVTSTFFQIALALAMLLGRFVPIVLVLALAGSLAKQGRVPVTAGTLPTHTPLFAGLLVGVILLVTGLTFFPALALGPLAEALA; translated from the coding sequence ATGAACGACACCATCTCCGGCCTGCTCACCATCACTGTCCTCATCCTGCTGCTGGCCGCCGTCCACGTCCCGCTGGGCGACTACATGGCGCGGGTCTTCACCTCGCCGTCCCACTGGCGCGTCGAGAAGCGCCTCTACCGCCTCGTGGGGGTGAACCCCGACGCCGAGCAGAGCGCCCGGTCGTACGCGCTCAGCGTGCTGGGGTTCTCGCTCGTGGGCATCGTCTCGCTGTTCACGATCCTCGTGGGCCAGAGCGCCCTGCCGTACGACCGGGGACTTCCCGGGATGCCGGCGGACATGGCGCTCAACACGGCCGTCTCGTTCGTGACCAACACCAACTGGCAGTCGTACGCCGGTGAGTCCACGCTCGGTCTCGCCGCCCAGGCCGGCGGGCTCGCGGTGCAGAACTTCGTGTCCGCCGCGGTGGGCCTGGCGGTCGCGATCGCCGTGATCCGCGGCTTCGTCCGCACCCGCAGCGACTGGCTCGGCAACTTCTGGGTCGATCTGGTCCGCGGCACGGTGCGCATTCTGCTGCCCATCGCGTTCGTCGGGGCCGTCCTGCTCGTGGGCCAGGGCGTGGTCCAGGACTTCGCCGACCACACCGTCCGGACCCTGGCCGGGGGGTCGCAGACGATCCCGGGCGGTCCGGTCGCGAGCCAGGAGGCGATCAAGGAGCTCGGCACCAACGGCGGCGGCTTCTTCAACGCCAACTCGGCGCACCCGTTCGAGAACCCGACCCCACTGGCCAACCTGCTGCAGCTGTTCCTGATCCTCGTCATCCCCGTCAGCCTCACCCGCACGTTCGGGACGATGATCGGTCACCGCCGCCAGGGGCTCGCCGTGCTCGGCGCCATGACGGTGATGCTGGGTGCCGCCCTCGCGGTCGCCACGTGGGCCGAGGTCGGCGGGCACTCCCAGGCCGCGCAGCTCGCCGGCGGGGCGATGGAGGGCAAGGAGGCGCGCTTCGGCACCTGGGCGTCCTCGCTGTTCGCCGTCGTCACGACCGGGACGTCGACCGGGGCCGTCAACTCCGCGCACGACTCCATGACCCCCGTCGGGGGCGGCGTGACGATGCTCAACATGATGCTCGGCGAGGTGTCTCCCGGCGGCGTCGGGGCGGGGCTGTACGGCATCCTCGTCATGGCGATCCTCGCGGTGTTCGTCGCGGGTCTCATGGTCGGCCGGACGCCCGAGCTCTTGGGCAAGAAGATCGGCACCCGCGAGATGACGTTCGTCGCCCTCTACACGCTCAGCGTCCCAGCGATCGTGCTCGTCGGCGTCGGGACGGCGATCGCCCTGCCCGGCACGCCGGACGTCATGGGCAATCCGGGAGGCCACGGCTTCAGCGAGGTCGTGTACGCGTTCACGTCCGCCGCCAACAACAACGGCAGCGCGTTCGGCGGCATCACCGTGACGTCCACGTTCTTCCAGATCGCGCTGGCCCTCGCGATGCTGCTCGGCCGGTTCGTCCCGATCGTGCTCGTCCTGGCCCTGGCCGGGTCGCTCGCGAAGCAGGGTCGGGTGCCGGTCACCGCCGGCACCCTGCCCACCCACACCCCCTTGTTCGCCGGTCTGCTCGTCGGCGTGATCCTCCTGGTCACGGGCCTGACGTTCTTCCCGGCACTCGCCCTCGGACCCCTCGCGGAGGCTCTCGCATGA
- the kdpB gene encoding potassium-transporting ATPase subunit KdpB: MTPNVLVAQLPAALLKLDPRHLWRSPVMFIVWIGSLVTTVIAIADPSVFAWVVTIWLWLTVVFGNLAEAVAEGRGKAQAASLRAARTDVSARRVRPDGGEETVAGTELAIGDLVRVRAGEVIPGDGDVVEGVAAVDESAITGESAPVIREAGGDRSAVTGGTKVLSDEVTIKITSAPGQTFLDRMIALVEGASRRKTPNEVALSILLVSLTIVFVLAVATLQPMADYAGAPQSTLVLVALLVCLIPTTIGALLSAIGIAGMDRLVRVNVLAMSGRAVEAAGDVSTLLLDKTGTITYGNRRASRFVPAPGVSAEEMRDASRLSSLADRTPEGRSIVELAVEQGAVEADLPADASFVEFTAQTRMSGVDLADGRVVRKGAGASVAAWAGGDLGPDVRASIDEISGSGGTPLVVAEARDGVTRVLGVVHLKDVVKEGMVERFAQLRRMGIRTVMITGDNPRTAAAIAGEAGVDDFLAEATPEDKMQLIRKEQQGGRLVAMTGDGTNDAPALAAADVGVAMSSGTSAAKEAGNMVDLDSDPTKLIDIVGIGKQLLITRGALTTFSIANDVAKYFAIIPAMFVVAYPSLDRLNVMHLATPQSAIVSAVIFNALVIVALIPLALRGVAYRAASAASVLRRNILVYGVGGLVAPFVGIKLIDLIVSTIPGIG, translated from the coding sequence ATGACCCCGAACGTTCTCGTCGCCCAGCTCCCGGCGGCGCTCCTCAAGCTCGACCCCCGCCACCTCTGGCGCAGCCCGGTGATGTTCATCGTCTGGATCGGGTCGCTCGTCACCACCGTGATCGCGATCGCGGACCCCAGCGTCTTCGCCTGGGTCGTCACGATCTGGCTGTGGCTGACGGTCGTCTTCGGCAACCTGGCCGAGGCCGTCGCCGAAGGACGGGGCAAGGCGCAGGCCGCCTCGCTCCGCGCCGCCCGCACCGACGTCTCGGCCCGTCGGGTCAGGCCCGACGGGGGCGAGGAGACGGTCGCCGGCACGGAGCTGGCCATCGGTGATCTCGTGCGGGTCAGGGCCGGCGAGGTCATCCCGGGCGACGGCGACGTCGTCGAAGGGGTCGCGGCCGTCGACGAGTCGGCGATCACCGGCGAGTCCGCTCCCGTGATCCGGGAGGCCGGTGGCGACCGCTCGGCCGTCACCGGCGGCACGAAGGTGCTGTCGGACGAGGTCACGATCAAGATCACCTCCGCGCCGGGACAGACGTTCCTCGACCGGATGATCGCCCTCGTGGAGGGCGCGTCGAGACGCAAGACCCCGAACGAGGTGGCGTTGTCCATCCTGCTCGTCAGCCTGACGATCGTGTTCGTCCTCGCGGTGGCCACGCTGCAGCCGATGGCGGACTACGCGGGCGCCCCGCAGAGCACGCTGGTGCTCGTCGCCCTCCTGGTGTGCCTCATCCCGACGACGATCGGCGCGCTGCTCAGCGCGATCGGCATCGCGGGGATGGACCGCCTCGTACGTGTCAACGTGCTCGCGATGTCGGGGCGGGCCGTCGAGGCCGCCGGAGACGTCAGCACCTTGCTGCTCGACAAGACCGGCACCATCACCTACGGCAACCGGCGGGCGTCCCGGTTCGTCCCCGCGCCGGGGGTCAGCGCCGAGGAGATGCGGGACGCCTCCCGGCTCTCGAGCCTCGCGGACCGGACGCCGGAGGGCAGGTCGATCGTCGAGCTGGCCGTCGAGCAGGGCGCCGTGGAGGCGGACCTGCCGGCGGATGCGAGCTTCGTGGAGTTCACCGCCCAGACCCGGATGTCCGGCGTCGACCTCGCCGACGGCCGGGTCGTCCGCAAGGGCGCGGGAGCGTCCGTCGCGGCGTGGGCGGGTGGCGACCTGGGGCCGGACGTGCGGGCCTCGATCGACGAGATCAGCGGATCGGGCGGGACACCGCTCGTGGTGGCGGAGGCCCGCGACGGGGTGACCCGGGTGCTGGGCGTCGTGCACCTCAAGGACGTCGTCAAGGAGGGAATGGTCGAGCGGTTCGCCCAGCTGCGTCGCATGGGCATCCGCACCGTGATGATCACCGGCGACAACCCGCGGACCGCCGCGGCGATCGCGGGGGAGGCGGGGGTCGACGACTTCCTCGCCGAGGCCACCCCGGAGGACAAGATGCAGCTCATCCGCAAGGAGCAGCAGGGCGGGCGCCTCGTCGCGATGACCGGCGACGGCACGAACGACGCGCCGGCGCTCGCCGCGGCCGACGTCGGCGTCGCGATGAGCTCGGGCACGTCGGCGGCCAAGGAGGCCGGCAACATGGTCGACCTCGACTCCGACCCGACCAAGCTCATCGACATCGTGGGCATCGGCAAGCAGCTGCTCATCACCCGCGGCGCGCTGACCACGTTCTCGATCGCCAACGACGTCGCGAAGTACTTCGCGATCATCCCGGCGATGTTCGTGGTGGCCTATCCGTCGCTCGACCGGTTGAACGTCATGCACCTGGCCACGCCGCAGTCCGCGATCGTCTCGGCGGTCATCTTCAACGCGCTCGTCATCGTGGCGCTCATCCCGCTGGCGCTGCGGGGCGTCGCCTACCGCGCCGCGTCCGCCGCGTCGGTGCTGCGCCGCAACATCCTCGTCTACGGCGTCGGCGGGCTGGTCGCACCGTTCGTCGGCATCAAGCTCATCGACCTCATCGTCTCCACCATCCCAGGAATCGGGTAG
- the kdpC gene encoding potassium-transporting ATPase subunit KdpC: MSADFFRQSLVGLKVMLVMTLLLGVVYPAAVWGVGQIAWNDRASGQIVSRAGQDVGSRIIGQDFPVDGDGWFHGRPSAAGYDGLASAASNLGPSNPDLLETIRKRQAEIARVEGVAVSAVPADAVTASASGLDPHISPAYAALQVERVARERGLPVQKVRALVEGATDGRQLGFLGRPTVNVLELNLALARE; encoded by the coding sequence ATGTCTGCAGACTTCTTCCGCCAGAGCCTCGTCGGCCTCAAGGTCATGCTCGTCATGACGCTGCTGCTGGGCGTCGTCTACCCGGCCGCCGTGTGGGGCGTGGGACAGATCGCCTGGAACGACCGCGCGAGTGGCCAGATCGTCTCCCGTGCGGGCCAGGACGTCGGCTCACGCATCATCGGACAGGACTTCCCCGTGGACGGCGACGGCTGGTTCCACGGCCGGCCGTCGGCCGCGGGGTACGACGGCCTCGCGTCGGCGGCGTCCAACCTCGGCCCGTCCAACCCCGACCTGCTCGAGACCATCCGGAAGCGTCAGGCCGAGATCGCCCGCGTCGAGGGGGTGGCGGTGTCCGCCGTCCCCGCCGACGCGGTCACGGCGTCCGCGTCCGGCCTCGACCCGCACATCTCCCCGGCGTACGCCGCCCTGCAGGTCGAGCGGGTGGCCCGCGAGCGCGGGCTGCCGGTGCAGAAGGTGCGGGCCCTCGTGGAGGGTGCGACGGACGGCCGCCAGCTCGGCTTCCTCGGCCGGCCGACGGTCAACGTGCTCGAGCTCAACCTCGCTCTCGCCCGCGAGTGA
- a CDS encoding ATP-binding protein, with translation MESAVPARGILRVYLGASPGVGKTYAMLDEGRRRAERGTDVVVGFVETHGRARTAEQIGDLEVLPRLEVEHRGTVQQELDLAGLLARAPQVALVDELAHTNVPGAGHEKRWQDVEDLLAAGICVITTVNIQHLESLNDVVESITGIRQRETVPDTVVRQADAVELVDMSPQALRRRMAHGNIYAPDKVDPALSHFFREGNLTALRELALLWLADRVDEGMERYRSEHEIASRWATRERVVVAVTGGPESEGLLRRAARIASRTGGGEWLALYVSRGDGLVQVDPTRLHRLHTVTEDMGGTFHAVVGDDAATAILDFARAENATQVLIGASRRGRLSTLVNPGVGETVIAESGDIDVHIVTHEEARRATGHRRTSTGLGRRREVAGHLVGVLGPFALSALLLVTQDLHGLQTEAMTFMALVVATAIVGGRWPAIACSLISGFALNFFFTPPLRTISIASGDNAVAVVLFVAVGIAVSSVVGLAARRTAEADRSSTEAEALAVLAHSLLHAGDEQSLLAGACELFGMRGAAIVRTVGGEVVAAYGEPTPPWSEADAAVPIDDETTLVLTGRPPAAADQRLLKAYAAHASVLAERRRAAQQSDERRVLAETDQTRTALLAAVSHDLRSPLSAVKAAVGSLRNSDIDWSPADEEALLATIEEGADRLDDLVANLLDMSRLRLGSVTAHVDEVELEGTIASAVRSLPGRDRVTVSVDPAVAVVAADAGLLERVLANVVANALSYAPAATEVVVDATVVAGRAVVRVVDTGPGVPAAERGRLFEPFQRLGDVPRGEGVGLGLAVARGLTEAMGGTLTAEDTPGGGLTFVLDLPPTGEL, from the coding sequence GTGGAGTCCGCCGTGCCCGCGAGGGGCATCCTCCGGGTGTACCTCGGTGCGTCCCCCGGCGTCGGCAAGACGTACGCGATGCTCGACGAGGGACGTCGGCGCGCCGAGCGGGGCACCGACGTGGTGGTCGGGTTCGTGGAGACCCACGGCCGCGCCCGCACCGCGGAGCAGATCGGCGACCTCGAGGTGCTGCCCCGGCTCGAGGTCGAGCACCGCGGCACGGTGCAGCAGGAGCTCGACCTCGCCGGGCTCCTGGCCCGGGCGCCCCAGGTCGCGCTAGTCGACGAGCTCGCCCACACCAACGTCCCGGGGGCCGGTCACGAGAAGCGCTGGCAGGACGTCGAGGACCTCCTCGCCGCGGGCATCTGCGTCATCACCACCGTGAACATCCAGCACCTCGAGTCGCTCAACGACGTCGTCGAGTCGATCACCGGCATCCGGCAGCGCGAGACCGTGCCCGACACCGTGGTGCGCCAGGCCGATGCCGTCGAGCTCGTGGACATGAGCCCGCAGGCCCTGCGGCGACGCATGGCGCACGGCAACATCTACGCGCCCGACAAGGTCGACCCGGCGCTGTCCCACTTCTTCCGCGAGGGCAACCTGACCGCACTGCGTGAGCTCGCGCTGCTGTGGCTCGCGGACCGGGTCGACGAGGGCATGGAGCGCTACCGGTCCGAGCACGAGATCGCCTCGAGGTGGGCGACCCGCGAGCGGGTCGTGGTCGCCGTGACCGGCGGCCCGGAGTCGGAGGGCCTCCTGCGCCGTGCCGCCCGGATCGCGTCCCGCACCGGCGGAGGGGAGTGGCTCGCGCTGTACGTGAGCCGGGGCGACGGGCTGGTGCAGGTCGACCCCACGCGCCTGCACCGCCTGCACACCGTGACCGAGGACATGGGTGGCACGTTCCACGCGGTCGTCGGCGACGACGCCGCCACCGCGATCCTCGACTTCGCCCGGGCCGAGAACGCGACCCAGGTCCTGATCGGCGCGAGCAGACGCGGCCGGTTGTCGACCCTGGTCAACCCCGGCGTCGGCGAGACCGTCATCGCCGAGTCCGGCGACATCGACGTCCACATCGTCACCCACGAGGAGGCACGGCGGGCCACGGGGCACCGGCGGACGTCGACGGGGCTCGGCCGTCGCCGCGAGGTCGCCGGGCACCTCGTCGGCGTGCTCGGGCCCTTCGCCCTGTCGGCGCTGCTCCTGGTCACGCAGGACCTGCACGGGCTGCAGACCGAGGCCATGACGTTCATGGCGCTCGTCGTCGCGACCGCCATCGTCGGGGGGCGCTGGCCCGCGATCGCGTGCTCGCTCATCAGCGGCTTCGCGCTCAACTTCTTCTTCACCCCGCCGCTGCGGACGATCTCGATCGCGAGCGGCGACAACGCGGTCGCGGTGGTGCTGTTCGTCGCCGTGGGCATCGCGGTGTCGTCGGTCGTGGGTCTCGCGGCGCGGCGGACCGCCGAGGCGGACCGGTCGTCCACCGAGGCGGAAGCGCTCGCGGTGCTGGCGCACAGCCTCCTGCACGCGGGGGACGAGCAGAGCCTGCTGGCCGGGGCGTGCGAGCTGTTCGGGATGCGCGGGGCTGCCATCGTCCGGACCGTCGGCGGCGAGGTGGTGGCGGCGTACGGCGAGCCGACCCCGCCGTGGAGCGAGGCGGACGCCGCGGTGCCGATCGACGACGAGACCACCCTCGTCCTGACGGGACGACCCCCGGCCGCGGCCGACCAGCGTCTGCTCAAGGCGTACGCCGCGCACGCCTCGGTGCTCGCGGAGCGTCGCCGCGCCGCCCAGCAGAGCGACGAACGACGGGTGCTGGCCGAGACGGACCAGACCAGGACCGCGCTTCTCGCCGCGGTCTCGCACGACCTGCGGTCGCCGTTGTCGGCGGTCAAGGCCGCCGTCGGCAGCCTGCGCAACAGCGACATCGACTGGTCGCCCGCGGACGAGGAGGCGCTGCTCGCCACGATCGAGGAGGGCGCGGACCGCCTCGACGACCTCGTCGCCAACCTGCTGGACATGAGCCGGCTCCGGCTCGGGTCCGTCACGGCACACGTGGACGAGGTCGAGCTCGAGGGCACGATCGCGTCCGCCGTGAGATCGCTGCCCGGCCGGGACCGCGTGACGGTGAGCGTCGATCCCGCGGTGGCCGTCGTGGCCGCCGATGCGGGGCTGCTCGAGCGCGTGCTGGCCAACGTCGTCGCCAACGCGTTGAGCTACGCCCCGGCGGCCACCGAGGTCGTGGTCGACGCGACCGTCGTGGCCGGCCGAGCAGTGGTCCGGGTCGTGGACACCGGCCCGGGCGTGCCGGCGGCCGAGCGTGGTCGGCTGTTCGAGCCGTTCCAGCGGCTGGGCGACGTCCCCCGTGGCGAGGGGGTGGGCCTCGGCCTGGCCGTGGCCCGCGGGCTGACCGAGGCGATGGGCGGTACGTTGACCGCCGAGGACACGCCCGGCGGCGGGCTCACGTTCGTCCTCGACCTGCCCCCGACAGGAGAGCTGTGA
- a CDS encoding response regulator, whose product MTYVLAVDDDPAILRTLTINLRARDYEVVRAADGRSALQVVDERMPDVIILDLGLPDLDGVTVLRRLRAFSQVPVVVLSARHDSDDKVEALDAGADDYVTKPFDMAELLARVRAAVRRSGATDAPLVIESGDVRLDVTERRATRAGQEVRLTPTEWHIVEVLGRRQGRLVRQAELLHEVWGPGYDRETNYLRVYLAQLRRKLEADPARPQMFLTDPGIGYRLVT is encoded by the coding sequence GTGACGTACGTGCTCGCGGTCGACGACGACCCGGCCATCCTGCGGACCCTGACGATCAACCTGCGGGCGCGCGACTACGAGGTGGTACGGGCGGCGGACGGGCGCTCGGCCCTGCAGGTCGTCGACGAGCGCATGCCGGACGTCATCATCCTCGACCTCGGCCTCCCGGACCTCGACGGCGTGACGGTCCTGCGGCGGCTGCGTGCCTTCAGCCAGGTGCCGGTGGTCGTCCTGTCGGCCCGCCACGACTCCGACGACAAGGTGGAGGCGCTCGACGCCGGGGCGGACGACTACGTGACCAAGCCGTTCGACATGGCTGAGCTGCTGGCGCGCGTCCGGGCCGCCGTCCGTCGCAGTGGTGCCACCGACGCACCGCTCGTCATCGAGTCCGGCGACGTCCGGCTGGACGTCACCGAGCGCCGGGCGACCCGGGCGGGCCAGGAGGTGCGGCTGACGCCGACCGAGTGGCACATCGTGGAGGTGCTCGGACGCCGTCAGGGCCGCCTGGTGCGCCAGGCCGAGCTGCTGCACGAGGTGTGGGGGCCCGGCTACGACCGGGAGACCAACTACCTGCGCGTCTATCTCGCGCAGCTGCGTCGCAAGCTCGAGGCGGATCCGGCCCGCCCGCAGATGTTCCTGACCGACCCGGGCATCGGCTACCGGCTGGTGACCTGA
- a CDS encoding DUF503 domain-containing protein: MWIGWLELDILLGDVHTLKEKRSVVRPLVADLRRTFIVSAAETGSLDLYRRAGVGIGIVAADSRHVIDVLDKVEEFVAQRPEVDLLSAHRGLANSRD; encoded by the coding sequence ATGTGGATCGGCTGGCTCGAGCTCGACATCCTGCTGGGCGACGTCCACACCCTCAAGGAGAAGCGGTCGGTCGTCCGCCCGCTGGTCGCGGACCTGCGGCGGACGTTCATCGTGTCCGCAGCCGAGACCGGCAGCCTCGACCTGTACCGGCGCGCCGGCGTGGGGATCGGGATCGTCGCCGCCGACAGCCGGCACGTGATCGACGTGCTGGACAAGGTCGAGGAGTTCGTCGCCCAGCGCCCCGAGGTGGACCTGCTGTCGGCGCACCGGGGGCTGGCCAACAGCCGCGACTGA
- a CDS encoding zf-TFIIB domain-containing protein, whose amino-acid sequence MKCPTDGATLVMSERSGIEIDYCPDCRGVWLDRGELDKIIDRAASDIAPAAPVPQQQHPESRHSEPRYDDRRRGDQQPYRKKRKEHWLSELFD is encoded by the coding sequence ATGAAGTGTCCGACCGACGGTGCCACCCTCGTGATGAGCGAGCGTTCCGGCATCGAGATCGACTACTGCCCCGACTGCCGAGGCGTCTGGCTCGACCGCGGCGAGCTCGACAAGATCATCGACCGCGCGGCGTCCGACATCGCCCCCGCGGCGCCGGTCCCCCAGCAGCAGCACCCGGAGTCCCGCCACTCCGAGCCGCGGTACGACGACCGTCGACGTGGCGACCAGCAGCCCTACCGCAAGAAGCGCAAGGAGCACTGGCTCTCCGAGCTGTTCGACTGA
- a CDS encoding TraR/DksA family transcriptional regulator, whose product MDARSRLESDRAATQSRLSLLQRDVAGIIAASEGSNADDEHDPEGATIAFERSQVGALVQQAEKHLAEIDAALDRLDDGTYGVCAVCGKPIAAERLAARPVAVTCVACS is encoded by the coding sequence ATGGACGCGAGGTCACGGCTCGAGTCCGACCGTGCGGCGACGCAGTCGCGGCTCAGCCTCCTGCAGCGCGACGTCGCCGGCATCATCGCCGCCTCGGAGGGTTCCAACGCCGACGACGAGCACGATCCCGAGGGCGCCACGATCGCGTTCGAGCGGTCCCAGGTGGGCGCGCTCGTGCAGCAGGCGGAGAAGCACCTGGCCGAGATCGACGCCGCGCTGGACCGTCTCGACGACGGCACGTACGGCGTGTGCGCGGTCTGCGGGAAGCCGATCGCGGCCGAGCGGCTCGCGGCCCGGCCGGTCGCCGTGACCTGCGTCGCGTGCAGCTGA
- a CDS encoding phytoene desaturase family protein yields MSAEHTSTDVVIVGGGHNALVASIYLARAGLDVTVLERLPHVGGAAVSARAFEGVDARLSRYSYLVSLMPQQLIDDLGLRLELRSRDTASYTPYAGGGLLVETDPGPATEESFRALTGSDEELTAWRRFYAEVATVAEALAPTLLAPLPHIGQIRDQVEMAIWTDLVDEPIGTAIERRFTHDLVRGVVGTDALIGTFASLHDSTLVQNRCFLYHLIGNGTGEWRVPVGGMGAVTGELERVAREAGVQIRTDAEVTSAEASDDGVSVHGEGFTVEAGWLLSGVAPYVLAGLLGEPLPAKPSGSQLKINLLLSRLPRLRSGIDPAVAFAGTFHLGESMSELETAHEQAASGTLPARAAGELYCHTLTDRSILGPELAGTEAQTLTYFGLHTPSEVLTDDAATEAAYTRVITALDEHLAEPIGPLIMGVELKTPAQIEVALGMPGGHIFHGDLQWPWLEEGEKAHHPGEKWGVATGHPRVLMCGSGARRGGAVSGIGGHNAAHAVLDYKLRQGSC; encoded by the coding sequence ATGTCGGCTGAGCACACGTCCACGGACGTCGTCATCGTGGGAGGCGGGCACAACGCGCTGGTCGCCTCGATCTACCTCGCCCGTGCGGGCCTGGACGTCACGGTGCTCGAGCGCCTGCCGCACGTCGGCGGCGCGGCGGTCAGCGCACGCGCTTTCGAGGGGGTGGACGCACGACTGTCGCGCTACTCCTACCTGGTGAGCCTGATGCCCCAGCAGCTGATCGACGACCTGGGCCTCCGCCTCGAGCTGCGCTCGCGGGACACCGCGTCCTACACGCCGTACGCGGGCGGCGGGCTGCTCGTCGAGACCGACCCCGGCCCGGCCACCGAGGAGTCCTTCCGAGCCCTGACCGGCTCCGACGAGGAGCTCACGGCGTGGCGGCGCTTCTACGCCGAGGTGGCGACCGTCGCCGAGGCCCTCGCACCCACCCTGCTGGCGCCGCTGCCGCACATCGGCCAGATCCGCGACCAGGTGGAGATGGCCATCTGGACCGACCTGGTCGACGAGCCGATCGGCACCGCGATCGAGCGGCGCTTCACGCACGACCTGGTGCGCGGCGTCGTCGGCACCGACGCGCTGATCGGCACGTTCGCGTCCCTGCACGACTCGACCCTGGTCCAGAACCGCTGCTTCCTCTACCACCTGATCGGCAACGGCACGGGCGAGTGGCGCGTGCCGGTCGGCGGCATGGGGGCCGTCACCGGCGAGCTCGAGCGGGTCGCCCGCGAGGCGGGCGTGCAGATCCGCACGGACGCCGAGGTCACGTCCGCCGAGGCCAGCGACGACGGCGTGAGCGTCCACGGCGAGGGCTTCACGGTCGAGGCCGGCTGGCTGCTCAGCGGCGTCGCCCCGTACGTCCTGGCGGGACTGCTCGGCGAGCCCCTGCCGGCCAAGCCCTCGGGCTCACAGCTCAAGATCAACCTCCTCCTGTCGCGGCTGCCCCGGCTGCGGTCGGGCATCGACCCGGCGGTCGCGTTCGCGGGGACCTTCCACCTCGGCGAGTCGATGAGCGAGCTCGAGACGGCGCACGAGCAGGCCGCCTCGGGCACCCTGCCCGCCCGGGCGGCCGGCGAGCTGTACTGCCACACCCTCACCGACCGTTCGATCCTCGGTCCCGAGCTGGCCGGCACCGAGGCGCAGACGCTCACCTACTTCGGTCTGCACACCCCCAGCGAGGTGCTCACCGACGACGCGGCCACGGAGGCGGCGTACACCCGGGTGATCACCGCGCTCGACGAGCACCTCGCCGAGCCGATCGGCCCGCTCATCATGGGGGTCGAGCTCAAGACGCCTGCGCAGATCGAGGTGGCGCTCGGCATGCCCGGCGGACACATCTTCCACGGCGACCTGCAGTGGCCGTGGCTCGAGGAGGGCGAGAAGGCCCACCATCCCGGGGAGAAATGGGGGGTCGCGACCGGTCACCCGCGCGTCCTGATGTGCGGCAGCGGCGCCCGCCGGGGCGGCGCGGTGAGCGGGATCGGGGGCCACAACGCAGCTCATGCGGTACTCGATTACAAGCTTCGGCAAGGGTCCTGCTAG
- a CDS encoding DNA alkylation repair protein: MSAAPLVDSIRSALRAEADPERAPQMQAYMKSETPFLGVPLPTVRKVATAAAREHPPRTLAELVHVVEELWDHAEFREERYAAAALLRRPMTDGALELVPLYIHLATTGAWWDHVDDLARHLAALHDAHPQETAALVRAWSTGDDMWLRRLAIISQLGRRERADHDLLAAVIEPNLDDTEFFIRKAIGWALRDHARVDPHWVRTFVASHADRMSALSQREALKHVG, encoded by the coding sequence ATGAGCGCAGCTCCCCTCGTCGACTCGATCAGGTCGGCGCTGCGCGCGGAGGCCGACCCGGAGCGCGCACCGCAGATGCAGGCGTACATGAAGTCCGAGACGCCCTTCCTGGGAGTGCCGCTGCCGACCGTCCGGAAGGTGGCGACCGCGGCCGCACGTGAGCACCCGCCGCGCACGCTCGCCGAGCTCGTGCACGTCGTGGAGGAGCTATGGGACCACGCGGAGTTCCGCGAGGAGCGCTACGCCGCAGCAGCGCTCCTGCGCCGGCCGATGACCGACGGCGCGCTCGAGCTCGTCCCGCTCTACATCCACCTCGCCACGACGGGCGCCTGGTGGGACCACGTCGACGACCTCGCCCGCCACCTCGCGGCGCTCCACGACGCGCACCCGCAGGAGACCGCAGCACTCGTCCGCGCCTGGAGCACCGGCGACGACATGTGGCTGCGACGTCTCGCGATCATCAGCCAGCTGGGCCGTCGCGAGCGCGCCGACCACGACCTGCTGGCGGCGGTCATCGAGCCCAATCTCGACGACACGGAGTTCTTCATCCGCAAGGCCATCGGGTGGGCGTTGCGGGACCATGCCCGGGTGGACCCGCACTGGGTACGCACGTTCGTGGCGTCACACGCGGACCGCATGAGCGCACTGAGCCAGAGAGAGGCCCTGAAGCATGTCGGCTGA